A part of Sinorhizobium chiapasense genomic DNA contains:
- a CDS encoding carbohydrate ABC transporter permease — MQQLLAALLTMIAGVLACAAYFWGTNFILDWIFPSKGLSGKAASRNLRITNAIRPWLFLAPALFALTIYLLYPVIESVWLSFHDRGGQNFVGARNYGWMINDGEFRQSIFNNFLWLLVVPALSTFFGLVIAALTDRIWWGNIAKTLIFMPMAISFVGAAVIWKFIYDYRAEGAEQIGLLNAIVVAFGGAPQAWITLPFWNNFFLMVILIWIQTGFAMVILSAALRGIPEETIEAAVIDGANGWQIFFKIMVPQIWGTIAVVWTTITILVLKVFDIVLAMTNGQWQSQVLANLMFDWMFRGGGDFGRGASIAVVIMVLVIPIMIWNIRNATKEMRSH; from the coding sequence ATGCAGCAGCTACTCGCTGCCCTTTTGACGATGATTGCCGGTGTCCTGGCCTGCGCGGCCTATTTCTGGGGCACCAATTTCATTCTCGACTGGATTTTCCCATCGAAGGGCCTCTCCGGCAAGGCCGCATCCCGCAACCTGCGCATCACCAACGCCATCCGGCCTTGGCTGTTTCTGGCGCCGGCGCTGTTCGCGCTGACGATTTATCTCCTCTATCCGGTCATCGAATCCGTGTGGCTCAGCTTTCATGACCGCGGCGGCCAGAATTTCGTTGGCGCGCGCAACTACGGCTGGATGATCAACGACGGGGAATTCCGCCAGTCGATCTTCAACAATTTCCTCTGGCTGCTCGTCGTGCCTGCGCTGTCCACCTTCTTCGGTCTGGTGATTGCCGCGCTCACCGATCGCATCTGGTGGGGCAATATCGCCAAGACGCTGATCTTCATGCCGATGGCGATCTCCTTCGTCGGCGCGGCCGTCATCTGGAAGTTCATCTATGACTACCGTGCGGAGGGGGCGGAGCAGATCGGGCTCCTGAATGCTATCGTCGTCGCCTTCGGCGGCGCGCCGCAGGCCTGGATCACGCTGCCCTTCTGGAACAATTTCTTCCTCATGGTCATCCTCATCTGGATCCAGACCGGATTTGCGATGGTCATCCTCTCTGCGGCACTGCGCGGCATACCGGAGGAGACCATCGAGGCCGCGGTGATCGACGGGGCCAATGGCTGGCAGATCTTCTTCAAGATCATGGTGCCGCAGATCTGGGGCACGATCGCCGTCGTCTGGACCACCATCACGATCCTGGTGCTCAAGGTTTTCGACATCGTCCTGGCGATGACGAACGGGCAATGGCAGAGCCAGGTGCTTGCCAACCTCATGTTCGACTGGATGTTCCGCGGCGGCGGAGACTTCGGTCGCGGCGCGTCGATCGCCGTGGTGATCATGGTCCTCGTCATCCCGATCATGATCTGGAACATCCGCAACGCGACCAAGGAAATGAGGAGCCACTGA
- the bglA gene encoding beta-galactosidase BglA, whose protein sequence is MNMTETAGSILRPDKDWWRGAVIYQIYPRSFQDTNGDGIGDLNGITARLPYVAALGVDAIWISPFFTSPMKDFGYDVSNYRDVDPIFGKLEDFDALIAEAHRLGLRVMIDLVLSHTSDRHPWFVESRSSRSNAKADWYVWADSKPDGAPPNNWLSIFGGSAWAWDPTRQQYYLHNFLTSQPDLNLHNAQVQEALLAVERFWLERGVDGFRLDTINFYFHDKQLRDNPSLAPERRNASTAPAVNPYNYQEHLYDKNQPENLEFLKRFRAVMDEFPAIAAVGEVGDSQRGLEIAGEYTSGGDKMHMCYAFEFLAPDPLAPDRVAEVLLDFQKAAPEGWACWAFSNHDVVRHASRWADGVSDYGAHAKLLASLLMSLRGSLCIYQGEELALPEAELAYEDLQDPYGIQFWPDFKGRDGCRTPMVWESMPDGGFSDTRPWLPVPENHLAQAVAVQEADPASVMQHYRRFLHFRKGYPALAKGAIEFFETEAPLLGFLRTQGNEKLLCLFNMSEGLATAVLPSERLEALEGHGFVSEIKDDKVNLPAWGAFFARLA, encoded by the coding sequence ATGAACATGACCGAAACGGCCGGCTCCATCCTCAGGCCCGACAAGGACTGGTGGCGTGGAGCGGTGATCTACCAGATTTACCCGCGCTCCTTTCAGGACACGAACGGCGATGGCATCGGCGACCTGAACGGGATCACCGCCCGGTTGCCGTATGTCGCGGCGCTCGGCGTCGATGCGATCTGGATTTCGCCCTTCTTCACCTCGCCGATGAAGGACTTCGGCTACGACGTTTCCAACTACAGGGATGTCGATCCGATCTTCGGCAAGCTCGAGGATTTCGATGCACTGATTGCCGAGGCGCACCGGCTCGGCCTGCGGGTCATGATCGATCTCGTCCTGTCGCACACGTCTGATCGGCATCCATGGTTCGTCGAAAGCCGGTCGAGCCGTAGCAATGCGAAGGCCGATTGGTACGTCTGGGCCGATTCAAAGCCCGACGGAGCACCGCCGAATAACTGGCTCTCGATCTTCGGCGGCTCGGCCTGGGCCTGGGATCCGACGCGGCAGCAATATTACCTGCACAACTTTCTGACCTCGCAACCGGACCTCAACCTGCACAATGCGCAGGTGCAGGAGGCCCTGCTTGCTGTCGAACGCTTCTGGCTCGAGCGCGGCGTCGACGGCTTCCGCCTCGACACCATCAACTTCTATTTCCACGACAAGCAGCTGCGCGACAATCCGTCCTTGGCGCCGGAGCGGCGCAATGCCTCGACGGCGCCGGCCGTCAATCCGTACAATTACCAGGAACACCTCTACGACAAGAACCAGCCGGAAAACCTCGAATTCCTCAAGCGCTTCCGGGCGGTGATGGACGAATTTCCAGCGATCGCCGCCGTGGGCGAAGTTGGCGACAGCCAGCGCGGGCTTGAGATCGCCGGCGAATACACGTCCGGCGGCGACAAGATGCACATGTGCTATGCCTTCGAGTTTCTGGCTCCGGATCCCCTGGCGCCGGACCGCGTGGCCGAGGTGCTGCTCGATTTCCAGAAGGCGGCGCCCGAAGGCTGGGCCTGCTGGGCGTTCTCCAATCACGACGTCGTCAGGCACGCCAGCCGCTGGGCTGACGGCGTCAGCGACTACGGCGCTCACGCCAAGTTGCTGGCAAGCCTTTTGATGTCGCTGCGAGGCTCGCTTTGCATCTATCAGGGCGAGGAACTGGCGCTGCCAGAAGCGGAGCTAGCCTACGAAGATCTCCAGGATCCTTACGGCATCCAGTTCTGGCCCGACTTCAAGGGCCGCGATGGCTGCCGCACGCCCATGGTATGGGAGAGCATGCCGGACGGCGGGTTCAGCGACACCAGGCCGTGGCTGCCGGTTCCCGAGAACCACCTGGCTCAGGCCGTCGCCGTTCAGGAGGCCGATCCGGCCTCGGTGATGCAGCATTACCGTCGCTTCCTGCACTTCAGGAAGGGGTATCCGGCCCTTGCAAAGGGCGCGATCGAGTTTTTCGAGACTGAGGCGCCGCTTCTTGGTTTCCTGCGCACCCAGGGCAATGAGAAACTGCTTTGCCTGTTCAATATGAGCGAAGGTCTCGCGACCGCGGTGTTGCCGAGCGAACGACTAGAAGCGCTCGAAGGCCATGGTTTCGTTTCGGAGATCAAGGACGACAAGGTCAATCTTCCGGCTTGGGGCGCGTTCTTCGCGCGTCTCGCCTGA
- a CDS encoding ABC transporter substrate-binding protein — MKRSFLMGVAALALVVGAADAAELKFKPGEDSKFNWASFEEFKKGHDLKGQTLTIFGPWRGEDEALFKSVYAYFVEATGVDLKYSSSENYEQQIVIDTQAGSPPDVAILPQPGLIADLASKGYLTPLGDETKQWLLDNYAAGQSWVDLSTYSGKDGKPALYAFPYKIDVKSLVWYVPENFEDAGYEVPKTMEELKALTDKIAADGQKPWCIGLGSGGATGWPATDWVEDLMLRTQPADVYDKWVKNEIPFTDPAVTGALDEFGWFARNDKFVDGGAAAVASADFRDSPKGLFASPPKCYLHHQASFIPSFFPEGTVIGEDADFFYMPPYESKKDLGNPVLGAGTLAMITKDTPAARAFIEFLQTPIAHEVWMAQTSFLTPYKSVNVETYGNPPLKKQGEILLNATTFRFDGSDLMPGKIGAGAFWTGMVDYVGGKSSADVAAGVQKAWDAIK, encoded by the coding sequence GTGAAGAGATCATTCCTGATGGGCGTGGCTGCGCTCGCCCTGGTAGTGGGGGCTGCCGATGCTGCCGAGCTGAAATTCAAGCCCGGCGAAGATTCCAAGTTCAATTGGGCGAGCTTCGAGGAGTTCAAGAAGGGCCACGACCTCAAGGGGCAGACGCTGACGATCTTCGGCCCCTGGCGCGGCGAGGACGAGGCGCTCTTCAAGAGCGTCTATGCTTACTTCGTCGAGGCGACCGGCGTTGACCTCAAGTATTCGTCCTCCGAGAACTACGAGCAGCAGATCGTCATCGACACGCAAGCCGGCAGCCCGCCGGATGTCGCGATCCTGCCGCAGCCGGGCCTCATCGCCGACCTCGCCTCGAAGGGCTATCTGACGCCGCTCGGCGACGAAACCAAGCAATGGTTGCTCGACAACTATGCCGCGGGTCAATCCTGGGTCGACCTCTCCACCTACAGCGGCAAGGACGGCAAACCGGCGCTCTATGCATTCCCCTACAAGATCGACGTGAAGTCGCTGGTCTGGTACGTGCCGGAAAACTTCGAAGACGCCGGCTACGAAGTGCCGAAGACCATGGAAGAGCTGAAGGCGCTGACCGACAAGATCGCCGCCGACGGTCAAAAGCCATGGTGCATCGGTTTGGGTTCGGGCGGTGCGACCGGCTGGCCGGCGACCGACTGGGTCGAGGACCTGATGCTGCGCACGCAGCCGGCCGACGTCTACGACAAGTGGGTCAAGAACGAGATTCCGTTTACCGATCCGGCGGTCACCGGCGCATTGGACGAGTTCGGCTGGTTCGCGCGCAATGACAAGTTCGTGGACGGCGGTGCTGCGGCCGTGGCCTCCGCCGACTTCCGCGACAGCCCGAAGGGCCTCTTCGCCTCGCCGCCGAAGTGCTACCTGCACCACCAGGCTTCGTTCATTCCGTCCTTCTTCCCCGAGGGCACGGTGATCGGCGAGGACGCCGACTTCTTCTACATGCCTCCCTATGAGAGCAAGAAAGACCTCGGCAATCCGGTGCTGGGTGCTGGCACGCTTGCGATGATCACCAAGGATACCCCGGCCGCACGCGCCTTCATCGAGTTCCTGCAGACGCCGATCGCGCATGAGGTCTGGATGGCGCAGACGAGCTTCCTGACGCCTTACAAGAGCGTCAACGTTGAGACCTACGGCAATCCGCCGCTGAAGAAGCAGGGCGAGATCCTGCTCAATGCGACGACCTTCCGTTTCGACGGGTCCGACCTGATGCCGGGCAAGATCGGTGCAGGCGCTTTCTGGACAGGCATGGTCGATTACGTAGGCGGCAAATCGTCCGCCGACGTCGCAGCCGGCGTGCAGAAGGCGTGGGACGCCATCAAGTAG
- a CDS encoding ABC transporter ATP-binding protein, whose protein sequence is MTGLLLKDIRKSYGAVDVIHGINLDIKQGEFIVFVGPSGCGKSTLLRMIAGLEAITGGDMFIDGDRVNDVPPSKRGIAMVFQSYALYPHMTVYDNMAFGMRIAKESKEEIDRRVRSAAEILQLTKYLDRLPKALSGGQRQRVAIGRAICRNPKVFLFDEPLSNLDAALRVATRIEIAKLNEQMADTTMIYVTHDQVEAMTLADRIVVLSAGHIEQVGAPLDLYERPANLFVARFIGSPAMNVIPSTISATGAQTTVTLAGGKSVTLDIATNASENGKKASFGVRPEDLQATQSEDFLFEGTVSIVEALGEVTLLYIEGLVENEPLIAKIPGIPQVNRGDKVHFTADKARLHLFDAEGRSYRA, encoded by the coding sequence ATGACAGGCCTGCTGCTTAAAGATATCCGCAAGTCCTATGGGGCCGTTGATGTCATTCACGGCATCAACCTCGACATCAAGCAGGGTGAGTTCATCGTTTTCGTCGGACCGTCAGGCTGCGGGAAATCGACGCTGCTGAGGATGATCGCCGGCCTCGAGGCGATAACTGGCGGCGACATGTTCATCGACGGCGACCGGGTGAACGATGTGCCGCCATCGAAGCGCGGCATCGCCATGGTGTTCCAGTCCTACGCGCTCTACCCGCACATGACGGTTTACGACAACATGGCTTTCGGCATGCGGATAGCCAAGGAGTCGAAGGAGGAGATCGACCGCCGTGTGCGCTCGGCGGCGGAAATCCTCCAGCTCACGAAATATCTCGACCGCTTGCCAAAGGCGCTCTCCGGCGGCCAGCGCCAGCGCGTCGCGATCGGTCGGGCGATTTGCCGAAATCCCAAGGTCTTCCTCTTCGACGAGCCGCTTTCCAACCTCGATGCTGCCCTGCGCGTCGCCACGCGGATCGAGATCGCCAAGCTCAATGAGCAGATGGCCGATACGACAATGATCTATGTTACCCACGACCAGGTGGAGGCGATGACGCTAGCCGACCGCATCGTCGTGCTTTCTGCAGGCCATATCGAGCAGGTCGGCGCGCCGCTCGACCTTTATGAGCGCCCGGCGAACCTATTTGTCGCCCGCTTCATCGGTTCGCCGGCGATGAACGTCATCCCTTCGACGATCTCGGCCACAGGCGCGCAGACGACTGTGACACTCGCAGGCGGCAAGTCGGTGACGCTCGACATCGCCACGAACGCCTCCGAGAACGGAAAGAAGGCGAGCTTCGGCGTGCGGCCGGAAGACCTCCAGGCGACGCAGTCCGAGGATTTCCTGTTCGAAGGAACGGTTTCGATCGTCGAGGCGCTCGGTGAAGTGACGCTGCTCTATATCGAGGGACTGGTCGAAAACGAGCCGCTCATCGCTAAGATCCCCGGCATTCCGCAGGTCAACCGGGGAGACAAGGTGCACTTCACTGCAGACAAGGCGAGGCTTCACCTCTTCGATGCCGAAGGACGGAGCTATCGCGCCTAG
- a CDS encoding WecB/TagA/CpsF family glycosyltransferase, which produces MFPIPVFSLNAVSRIAAITSKRIAAGAPPRDFGWADALAFADTVVSRPTWHAIVTERMFPTNRDAMAFVPALLTYIEKPMRVALIGSHRHIAEHAAEDFRRHAPWHQFIAAGGFSGEANALDKVRALEPDILLVAVESSKQEKWVDRYIAPEHGRLVITVGDFATREFSRTPALHRSLERLYRRLAEAGRRRTYHAFRWRPMERGRDLAKAYGPPTHFEPHAYRGGRGISRE; this is translated from the coding sequence ATGTTTCCGATACCGGTCTTTTCATTGAATGCCGTTTCACGCATTGCCGCTATTACATCCAAGCGGATCGCTGCCGGCGCGCCGCCTCGCGATTTCGGTTGGGCCGATGCCTTGGCTTTCGCGGACACGGTCGTCTCCCGGCCCACGTGGCATGCGATCGTGACCGAGCGCATGTTTCCGACCAATCGGGATGCCATGGCCTTCGTGCCCGCACTACTGACCTATATCGAGAAGCCGATGCGTGTCGCGCTGATCGGATCGCACCGTCATATCGCGGAGCACGCTGCCGAGGATTTCCGCCGCCACGCGCCCTGGCACCAGTTTATCGCTGCCGGTGGTTTCTCCGGTGAGGCGAACGCCCTCGATAAAGTGCGCGCGCTTGAGCCCGATATTCTTCTCGTGGCGGTCGAGAGTTCGAAACAGGAGAAATGGGTCGATCGATATATTGCTCCCGAGCACGGCCGGCTCGTCATCACCGTCGGTGATTTTGCCACTCGGGAATTTTCTCGCACGCCCGCTCTCCATCGCTCGCTCGAGCGGCTCTATCGGCGCCTGGCCGAGGCAGGGCGGCGGCGCACCTACCACGCTTTTCGGTGGAGGCCGATGGAGCGTGGTCGCGATCTCGCCAAGGCTTACGGGCCGCCGACACATTTCGAACCGCATGCGTATCGCGGCGGTCGCGGCATCTCGCGCGAATGA
- a CDS encoding substrate-binding domain-containing protein, whose amino-acid sequence MPVKLKQLAELLGLSQTTVSRALNGYPEVNAKTRQRVLKAVRETGYRPNRAAQRLATGKAYSIGLVMPIASGIGSDIHFGEFLAGLAEEAVKHDFHFVLNPSAPEDEESTFRRLAASGNVDGLFLAHMRANDPRIAMLKSLSIPFIVHGRSIGGSKDYPFLDIDNTAAFYEATRLLIQLGHRRIALINGQEHLAFAIRRKKGVMRALKEWGLDLDETLVHHSVMTDGYGYRSMQRFLMQPNPPTAVLCSSTVLALGAVRAINQAGLTVGTDISIIAHDDVLPMLKPENFSVPLTTTRSSLRAAGARVACRLIGGILERGTYPDQELWHAELIVRASTGPAPGKS is encoded by the coding sequence ATGCCGGTCAAACTTAAGCAGCTAGCAGAGCTGCTCGGCCTGTCGCAGACGACGGTCAGCCGAGCACTCAACGGCTACCCGGAAGTCAACGCCAAGACGCGTCAGCGAGTTCTGAAAGCGGTACGTGAGACGGGCTACAGGCCGAACCGTGCCGCGCAGCGGCTCGCGACCGGCAAGGCCTACTCCATCGGCCTCGTGATGCCGATTGCATCCGGCATCGGATCGGACATTCATTTCGGCGAATTTCTCGCTGGTCTCGCCGAAGAGGCCGTCAAGCATGATTTTCATTTCGTGCTGAACCCAAGCGCGCCCGAGGACGAAGAGTCGACGTTCCGACGGCTGGCGGCCAGCGGCAATGTCGACGGCCTCTTTCTTGCCCATATGCGCGCCAATGACCCGCGCATCGCCATGCTGAAGTCGCTGTCTATCCCTTTTATCGTGCATGGCCGATCGATCGGCGGCTCGAAGGATTATCCGTTCCTCGACATAGACAACACCGCCGCCTTCTACGAGGCGACGAGGCTTCTCATCCAGCTCGGCCATCGGCGGATCGCGCTTATCAACGGGCAGGAGCACCTGGCCTTCGCCATTCGCCGGAAAAAGGGTGTGATGCGCGCGCTCAAGGAGTGGGGTCTCGATCTCGACGAAACATTGGTCCACCACTCGGTCATGACGGATGGATACGGTTATCGCAGCATGCAGCGCTTCCTGATGCAACCGAATCCGCCGACAGCCGTTCTCTGCTCGAGTACCGTTCTGGCACTCGGCGCCGTGCGCGCGATCAATCAAGCCGGCCTCACGGTCGGCACGGACATCTCGATCATCGCTCACGACGATGTTTTGCCGATGCTGAAGCCGGAAAATTTCAGCGTACCGCTGACGACGACGCGCTCGTCCCTGAGGGCCGCCGGCGCCCGCGTCGCCTGCCGGCTGATTGGCGGCATCCTGGAACGCGGCACCTACCCCGATCAGGAGCTTTGGCACGCAGAACTGATCGTTCGCGCCTCGACGGGGCCTGCACCAGGCAAATCGTAA
- a CDS encoding rod-binding protein: protein MAISPPSDLVMDVVRAADPAEIQEAQARLKANRAAFQATSLAENGNGFAAAVSVLDPSEGSTGLGDINNRVEQKKIPETYRKFEAMVLQNFVKSMLPSESENVYGKGTSGDVWKSMMAEQIGDVLAAGGGIGIADRLVGDDATGRVNASVDGNSHNLATSMVQEYERKALSGFLTNDEKKKQA from the coding sequence ATGGCTATTTCCCCGCCCAGCGACCTTGTGATGGACGTCGTCCGTGCGGCCGATCCGGCGGAAATCCAGGAAGCCCAGGCAAGGCTCAAGGCCAACCGCGCCGCCTTCCAGGCAACGAGCCTTGCGGAAAACGGCAATGGTTTTGCCGCGGCGGTCTCAGTTCTCGACCCCTCCGAGGGATCGACCGGACTGGGCGACATCAACAACCGGGTCGAGCAGAAGAAGATTCCCGAGACCTATCGGAAATTCGAGGCGATGGTGCTGCAGAATTTCGTGAAATCCATGCTGCCGAGCGAAAGCGAAAACGTCTATGGCAAGGGCACGTCCGGCGACGTCTGGAAGAGCATGATGGCCGAGCAGATCGGCGACGTTCTTGCCGCAGGCGGCGGTATCGGCATTGCCGATCGGTTGGTCGGAGACGATGCGACCGGTCGGGTCAATGCATCCGTCGACGGCAACAGCCACAACCTCGCGACGAGCATGGTCCAGGAATATGAGCGCAAGGCTCTCTCCGGCTTTTTGACCAACGATGAAAAGAAGAAGCAAGCCTAG
- a CDS encoding glycosyltransferase — protein MTPNGQDITVYFQAEREDAADIELVVVVPTFRRPGHIVTTLKTIVSQRPDVPSATIVVENDADGLTGAEAAKSFLLGHPSDSAVVVVRHRGHAHACNAGWAAALDLYPNLRALAIIYDDEVAAPEWLDCLIAAQETHRADIVGGPQLPVFEDPREQKWKRHPVFTPPYNESGPVPILYSAGNVLIARPALDGMAQPFLDPTLNVVGVGDADFFDRCKAKGFTFAWATEAWVTETVPAYHTTRSWIRTRSLENGAISALLEHQRDPTFSGRLKSLGKSLALIATSLPVGLKLWAETGLAAASLYPLYVAVGRLTAKIGSAEAQDRTRNVT, from the coding sequence ATGACGCCGAACGGTCAGGACATCACCGTCTATTTCCAGGCCGAGCGGGAAGATGCGGCGGATATCGAACTTGTGGTCGTCGTGCCGACCTTCCGCCGCCCCGGTCACATCGTCACCACGCTGAAAACCATCGTTTCGCAACGGCCTGACGTTCCCTCCGCGACGATCGTGGTGGAGAATGACGCCGATGGGCTCACCGGCGCGGAGGCGGCGAAAAGTTTCCTTCTCGGACATCCGTCCGATTCCGCCGTTGTCGTCGTTCGCCACCGCGGACATGCCCATGCGTGCAACGCCGGATGGGCGGCGGCGCTTGATCTCTATCCCAACCTCCGCGCGCTCGCCATCATCTACGACGATGAAGTTGCCGCTCCGGAATGGCTCGATTGCCTCATTGCGGCCCAGGAAACTCATCGGGCGGATATCGTCGGCGGGCCGCAACTGCCCGTCTTCGAGGATCCGCGCGAACAGAAGTGGAAGCGGCACCCCGTTTTCACGCCTCCTTACAATGAGAGCGGACCGGTACCGATCCTCTATTCGGCAGGCAACGTCCTCATAGCTCGGCCGGCGCTCGATGGGATGGCCCAGCCGTTTCTGGATCCGACGCTCAATGTCGTCGGAGTGGGCGACGCGGATTTCTTCGATCGATGCAAGGCGAAGGGGTTCACATTTGCCTGGGCAACGGAGGCCTGGGTCACGGAAACGGTTCCCGCTTATCACACGACAAGGTCGTGGATCCGCACCCGCAGCCTTGAGAACGGCGCGATCTCGGCACTCCTGGAGCATCAGCGCGATCCGACATTCTCCGGACGGTTGAAATCGCTCGGCAAATCGCTTGCGCTCATCGCCACCTCTCTGCCGGTCGGCCTCAAACTTTGGGCGGAGACTGGACTTGCCGCTGCAAGCCTCTATCCGCTTTATGTCGCCGTCGGCCGGCTGACGGCGAAGATCGGCTCCGCCGAGGCGCAAGACCGGACGCGTAACGTCACCTGA
- the folD gene encoding bifunctional methylenetetrahydrofolate dehydrogenase/methenyltetrahydrofolate cyclohydrolase FolD — MTTVIDGKAVAASVIETVKSATKTLEAETGVRAGLAVVIVGDDPASHTYVSAKSKMAKECGFLSVQHTLPQETSQEELAALVAELNADASIHGILVQLPLPKHLRSEPIIQSILPEKDVDGLHVVNAGKIATGDLEGGLVSCTPAGAMVFVRRTHGEDLSGLNAVVIGRSNLFGKPMAALLLAANATVTTAHSRTKDLPAVCRNADILVAAVGRPEMVKADWVKPGATVIDVGINRVPAPERGEGKTKLVGDVAFEECAKVASVITPVPGGVGPMTIAMLMANTIIAACRKAGRKPPKF, encoded by the coding sequence GTGACGACTGTGATTGATGGCAAGGCCGTTGCCGCTTCGGTCATCGAAACCGTGAAATCCGCCACAAAGACGCTGGAGGCGGAAACCGGCGTGCGCGCCGGGCTCGCGGTGGTGATCGTCGGAGACGATCCGGCAAGCCACACCTATGTATCGGCGAAGAGCAAGATGGCCAAGGAATGCGGGTTCCTTTCGGTCCAGCACACGCTGCCGCAGGAGACATCGCAGGAGGAACTGGCGGCGCTCGTCGCCGAGCTCAACGCGGACGCTTCGATCCACGGCATTCTCGTGCAACTACCGCTGCCGAAGCATCTTCGCTCGGAGCCGATCATCCAGTCCATCCTCCCTGAAAAGGATGTCGACGGCTTGCATGTCGTCAATGCGGGCAAGATCGCGACCGGAGATCTCGAAGGCGGGCTCGTGTCGTGCACGCCCGCCGGGGCCATGGTGTTCGTGCGCCGCACACATGGCGAAGATCTTTCGGGATTGAACGCCGTCGTCATCGGCCGTTCGAACCTCTTCGGCAAGCCGATGGCGGCACTGCTTCTTGCCGCCAACGCGACCGTAACCACGGCGCATTCGCGCACGAAGGATCTGCCTGCCGTTTGCCGCAATGCCGACATTCTGGTTGCCGCTGTGGGCCGCCCGGAAATGGTCAAGGCCGATTGGGTGAAGCCCGGTGCGACGGTGATCGACGTCGGCATCAATCGCGTCCCGGCGCCGGAACGCGGTGAGGGCAAGACAAAGCTTGTCGGCGACGTTGCCTTTGAGGAATGCGCCAAGGTCGCGAGCGTGATCACGCCGGTCCCCGGTGGTGTCGGGCCGATGACCATTGCCATGCTGATGGCGAACACGATCATTGCCGCCTGCCGCAAGGCCGGCCGCAAGCCGCCGAAATTCTGA
- a CDS encoding carbohydrate ABC transporter permease, producing MNPATRSPLMWAVHLSVLLLVALWTMPTAGLLISSLRDKDQLAVSGWWTALATSSRNDVARAPSADSQVERDGKFVISGNVLAGQAGQISAFGFSSREPAAFKAGETADLNGGEKLTVQADGSFEIVSDTRMEGSRGQRIFFTAAAPPRFTLDNYKEVLSAEGISASFINSLTVAVPSTVIPILIAAFAAYALAWMPFPGRAILIAVVVGLLVVPLQMSLIPLLKLYNGVGAFFGVPAKTYMGIWLAHTGFGLPLAIYLLRNYMAGLPREIMESARVDGASDFDIFVKIILPLSFPALASFAIFQFLWTWNDLLVAIVFLGTGQDQLVLTGRLVNLLGSRGGNWEILTASAFITIVVPLIVFFALQRYLVRGLLAGSVKGG from the coding sequence ATGAACCCAGCCACGCGCTCCCCGCTGATGTGGGCGGTCCATCTCTCGGTGCTTCTGCTCGTCGCTCTCTGGACGATGCCGACCGCCGGCCTGCTGATCTCGTCGCTGCGCGACAAGGACCAGCTCGCCGTTTCCGGATGGTGGACGGCTCTTGCCACGTCTTCACGCAATGATGTCGCGCGCGCTCCGTCGGCCGACAGCCAGGTCGAACGGGACGGCAAGTTCGTCATCTCGGGTAACGTTCTTGCCGGTCAGGCCGGGCAGATATCGGCCTTCGGCTTCTCCAGTCGCGAACCGGCGGCGTTCAAGGCCGGTGAGACCGCTGATCTGAACGGCGGCGAGAAGCTGACAGTGCAGGCGGACGGCAGTTTCGAAATCGTCTCCGATACCAGGATGGAAGGCTCGCGCGGCCAGCGCATCTTCTTCACCGCCGCGGCACCACCGCGTTTCACCCTCGACAACTACAAAGAGGTGCTGAGTGCGGAGGGCATCAGTGCGTCCTTCATCAACTCGCTGACGGTTGCCGTTCCATCGACGGTTATCCCGATTCTGATCGCTGCTTTTGCAGCCTATGCCCTGGCCTGGATGCCTTTTCCCGGGCGCGCAATCCTGATCGCCGTGGTTGTCGGGCTGCTGGTCGTGCCGCTGCAGATGTCGCTCATTCCGCTCTTGAAGCTCTACAACGGCGTTGGCGCATTCTTCGGCGTTCCGGCCAAGACCTATATGGGCATCTGGCTTGCCCACACCGGGTTCGGCCTGCCGCTGGCGATCTATCTCTTGCGCAATTATATGGCGGGCCTGCCGCGCGAGATCATGGAATCCGCGCGCGTCGACGGCGCCAGCGATTTTGACATCTTCGTCAAGATCATTCTGCCTTTATCGTTCCCGGCGCTCGCCTCCTTTGCGATCTTTCAGTTCCTCTGGACCTGGAACGATCTCCTGGTCGCGATCGTCTTCCTCGGCACCGGCCAGGATCAACTCGTGCTGACGGGGCGGCTGGTCAACCTGCTCGGCTCTCGCGGCGGCAACTGGGAAATCCTCACCGCCTCCGCCTTCATTACCATCGTCGTTCCTCTGATCGTCTTCTTCGCTCTGCAGCGCTATCTCGTGCGCGGTCTGCTCGCGGGATCGGTCAAGGGCGGCTGA